The following are encoded together in the Methanobrevibacter oralis genome:
- a CDS encoding TatD family hydrolase — protein MIDTHCHIDFEEYDDDRDKVIKRAREKLDAIIVSGISLESNHDVIKLSDKHASFIYPSLGFHPVSSQNCSDSELKESQKHLIDNIKNIVAIGEVGMDFFYVKDKSLRERQKEIFTKFIEIANDYKVPLLMHVRDCEKKALNLVLNYEDIPYIIFHCYGGSLKTARRIMERDNYYMSFSTMLCYSQKHQDLIKNISLDHVLTETDSPYLAMTKEERNEPANVVNACKKIAEIQNIDLDIVDKVTTNNARKVFNI, from the coding sequence ATGATAGATACTCATTGCCATATTGATTTTGAAGAATATGATGACGATAGAGACAAAGTAATTAAAAGAGCACGAGAAAAATTAGATGCTATTATTGTATCTGGAATCAGTCTTGAAAGCAATCATGATGTAATTAAACTTTCAGATAAACATGCTTCTTTTATTTATCCTTCTCTTGGTTTTCACCCAGTAAGTTCTCAAAATTGCAGTGATAGTGAATTAAAAGAATCTCAAAAGCATTTAATTGATAATATTAAAAATATTGTAGCTATTGGTGAAGTTGGAATGGATTTCTTTTATGTAAAAGACAAATCACTAAGAGAAAGGCAAAAAGAAATTTTTACAAAATTTATCGAAATAGCTAATGACTATAAAGTACCTTTACTTATGCATGTAAGAGATTGTGAAAAAAAAGCTTTAAATTTAGTCTTAAATTATGAAGATATTCCATATATTATTTTTCATTGCTATGGAGGTAGTTTAAAGACTGCTCGTAGGATTATGGAAAGAGATAATTATTATATGAGTTTTTCTACAATGCTTTGTTATTCCCAAAAACATCAGGACTTGATTAAAAATATATCTCTAGACCATGTTTTAACTGAAACTGATAGTCCCTATTTAGCTATGACAAAAGAAGAGAGAAATGAACCTGCAAATGTGGTTAATGCTTGTAAAAAAATAGCTGAAATTCAAAATATTGACTTAGATATTGTTGATAAAGTAACTACCAACAATGCTCGAAAAGTATTCAATATCTAA
- the mtxX gene encoding methanogenesis marker protein Mmp4/MtxX — MKSIAIGVGENKAVLKAVDIFLAENSNVEIKLIDNDDDIVKSILDNEIDGVVRGSLKASGVMKKLNNEFKFISRATYVNGDDYEFLLAPVGIDEGKTLNDKLKTSIMCGNFLKKLSKTPKVAVLAGGRKGDYGRSAKISKSIDNAWKLCELIENNTDFEVKNYYILVEQAIKDKCNIIIAPDGIIGNIIFRTLVLLDDWPSNGAITFGINSIYIDTSRDQNTTGYLRSLKLAYKLANI; from the coding sequence ATGAAAAGTATAGCTATTGGAGTTGGTGAAAACAAAGCTGTTTTAAAAGCAGTAGATATTTTTTTAGCTGAAAACTCAAATGTAGAAATAAAACTAATCGATAATGATGATGACATAGTTAAATCAATCCTAGATAATGAAATTGATGGAGTAGTTAGAGGTTCTCTTAAAGCATCTGGCGTGATGAAAAAGTTAAATAATGAATTCAAATTTATTTCAAGAGCAACATATGTTAATGGAGATGATTATGAATTTTTATTAGCACCTGTTGGAATTGATGAAGGAAAAACCTTAAATGACAAACTTAAAACCAGCATTATGTGTGGAAATTTCTTAAAAAAATTATCTAAAACTCCTAAAGTTGCAGTTCTCGCGGGTGGTAGAAAAGGGGATTATGGAAGAAGTGCTAAAATATCTAAATCAATAGATAATGCTTGGAAATTATGCGAATTAATTGAAAACAATACTGATTTTGAAGTTAAAAACTACTATATACTGGTTGAACAAGCTATAAAAGATAAATGTAATATTATTATAGCTCCTGATGGAATAATAGGAAACATTATATTTAGAACCTTAGTTTTACTAGATGATTGGCCAAGTAATGGAGCTATAACCTTTGGAATTAACAGTATTTACATTGATACCAGCCGCGACCAAAATACAACTGGTTATCTTAGAAGCTTAAAATTAGCTTACAAATTAGCTAATATTTAA
- the cobM gene encoding precorrin-4 C(11)-methyltransferase: MTGKVIFIGAGPGDPDLITVKGRKVIEKADVIIYAGSLVNKEVLNPKKEDCKVYNSAYLNLEETNDIITKAANEDKLVARVHTGDPAIYGAIGEQIRELKKNNIEYKIIPGVSSLFGTASVLEAELTLPEISQSVIITRPEGRTPKARSESIASFSKHHATMCIFLGIGMIEKVVEELLVGYKETTPVAVVKKATWEDQQIIRGTLADIADKVKEANITKTAMIVVGDVLEPGDFNASKLYDKSFKHEYR; this comes from the coding sequence ATGACAGGAAAAGTTATTTTTATTGGTGCTGGTCCAGGAGACCCTGATTTAATAACAGTTAAAGGAAGAAAGGTTATTGAAAAAGCTGATGTAATTATTTATGCTGGTTCACTTGTTAATAAAGAAGTTTTAAATCCAAAAAAAGAAGATTGCAAAGTTTATAATAGTGCTTATCTTAATCTAGAAGAAACAAATGACATTATTACTAAAGCTGCTAATGAAGATAAATTAGTAGCTCGTGTCCATACAGGAGATCCTGCAATTTACGGAGCTATTGGTGAACAAATTAGAGAACTGAAGAAAAATAATATTGAATATAAAATTATTCCAGGAGTAAGTTCATTATTCGGAACGGCTAGTGTGCTTGAAGCTGAATTAACACTTCCAGAAATATCTCAAAGTGTTATTATTACAAGACCAGAAGGTAGAACTCCAAAAGCAAGATCTGAAAGTATAGCTAGTTTTTCTAAACACCATGCAACCATGTGCATATTCTTAGGAATTGGAATGATTGAAAAAGTTGTTGAAGAATTACTTGTTGGTTATAAAGAAACTACTCCAGTAGCAGTTGTGAAAAAAGCTACTTGGGAAGACCAACAAATAATTAGAGGAACACTTGCAGATATTGCAGATAAAGTGAAAGAAGCTAACATAACAAAAACTGCAATGATTGTAGTTGGAGATGTTTTAGAACCAGGCGATTTTAATGCATCTAAGTTATATGATAAAAGCTTTAAACATGAATACAGATGA
- a CDS encoding AbrB/MazE/SpoVT family DNA-binding domain-containing protein, whose amino-acid sequence MVNILATSKVQINYQTTIPKEIRKNFQVNNNTIIEWSINEKGKPELNFRRRRKLKELKGLIKLDHNTDSVQLKRELYNE is encoded by the coding sequence ATGGTTAATATATTAGCAACAAGTAAAGTACAAATAAATTACCAGACAACAATACCAAAAGAAATAAGAAAAAACTTTCAAGTAAATAATAATACTATAATTGAATGGAGTATAAATGAAAAAGGCAAACCAGAGCTAAACTTTAGACGAAGGAGAAAACTCAAAGAACTAAAAGGTTTAATAAAATTAGACCATAATACAGATAGTGTGCAATTAAAAAGGGAGTTATACAATGAGTAA
- a CDS encoding helix-turn-helix domain-containing protein — protein sequence MLWFVNICIISSRKLIDEYPEIISDIQTEIKKLENDTRVLNKLYVILDVLHDEPIKDIINKHGISQGTAHNWIKQWNNGGMESLKRKEGSKGQSKLTEEQFMILDKAIQENNLNTAKEVKHEIETLFDVKYSIRQIERIMKKLGYTYTKPYQIYAKMPKDAEKQLKKHTTSRF from the coding sequence ATGCTATGGTTTGTAAATATATGTATTATATCAAGCCGAAAATTAATTGATGAGTATCCAGAGATTATTTCAGATATACAAACTGAAATTAAAAAATTAGAAAATGATACGAGAGTTTTAAATAAATTATATGTTATTTTAGATGTTTTGCATGATGAACCCATAAAAGACATTATAAATAAACATGGAATTAGTCAAGGTACGGCACATAATTGGATTAAACAATGGAATAATGGAGGAATGGAATCATTAAAAAGAAAAGAAGGATCTAAAGGCCAATCTAAACTAACTGAAGAACAATTCATGATACTGGATAAAGCTATACAAGAAAATAATTTAAATACTGCAAAAGAAGTAAAACATGAAATAGAAACTTTATTTGATGTAAAATATAGTATTCGCCAAATTGAAAGAATTATGAAAAAATTAGGCTACACATACACCAAACCTTATCAAATTTATGCTAAAATGCCAAAAGATGCTGAAAAACAGTTAAAAAAACACACGACATCTAGATTTTAG
- a CDS encoding type II toxin-antitoxin system VapC family toxin: protein MSKPYFLDTSFIIAYAIATDNHHIKTEHLEDIILNNPCHINNGILNECITVSYNKTKSLKISQEVYYIIIDNFKILNEYNIVNYNAKTMDLFNKHNGKLSFTDSGIITTMKENNIFDLLTFDTQFKKENSINVIDK, encoded by the coding sequence ATGAGTAAACCTTACTTTTTAGACACTTCATTTATTATAGCTTATGCTATAGCTACTGATAATCATCATATTAAAACCGAACATTTAGAAGACATTATTTTAAATAACCCCTGCCATATAAATAATGGTATTCTAAACGAATGTATTACAGTAAGTTACAATAAAACCAAAAGCCTAAAAATAAGCCAAGAAGTTTATTATATCATTATTGACAATTTCAAAATTTTAAATGAATACAATATAGTAAATTATAATGCTAAAACAATGGACTTATTTAATAAACATAATGGTAAATTAAGCTTTACAGATTCTGGTATAATTACCACTATGAAAGAAAATAATATATTTGATTTACTTACTTTTGATACTCAATTTAAAAAGGAAAACTCAATTAATGTAATAGATAAATAA
- the uppS gene encoding polyprenyl diphosphate synthase encodes MEENIIYRIYEWFISRNLDEEKMPKHVAIIMDGNRRYSKIQGNIDVIKGHEIGVDTLEKVLDWSIELGIEIVTAYAFSTENFNRPQREVEGLMKLFLVNFKRLVTHEKIHKNEVKVKVVGKLDLIPDNVKKAIHEAEEATAHYNKRLLNIAIGYDGRLEIIDSIKKIIKEVQDGKITIDDVDEDLVNKNLYTAGLADPNLIIRTSGEERLSGFLLWQSSYSELYFCESLWPELRKVDFLRAIRSYQERERRFGV; translated from the coding sequence ATGGAAGAAAATATAATTTATAGAATATATGAATGGTTTATTTCTCGTAATTTAGACGAAGAGAAAATGCCAAAACATGTAGCTATAATTATGGATGGTAATAGGCGTTATTCTAAAATTCAAGGAAATATAGATGTTATTAAAGGCCATGAAATTGGAGTAGATACATTAGAAAAAGTTCTTGATTGGAGTATTGAACTTGGAATTGAAATTGTTACTGCTTATGCTTTTTCAACAGAAAATTTCAACAGACCTCAAAGGGAAGTTGAAGGGCTAATGAAATTATTTTTAGTTAATTTTAAAAGATTAGTCACCCATGAAAAAATTCATAAAAATGAAGTTAAAGTAAAAGTCGTGGGCAAACTTGATTTAATCCCAGATAATGTAAAAAAAGCTATACATGAAGCAGAGGAAGCTACTGCACATTATAATAAAAGATTATTAAATATAGCTATTGGTTATGATGGTCGTTTAGAAATTATCGATTCAATTAAAAAGATTATAAAAGAAGTTCAGGATGGAAAAATCACAATTGATGATGTTGATGAAGATTTAGTAAATAAAAATTTATACACAGCAGGACTTGCTGATCCAAACTTAATCATTAGAACTAGCGGTGAAGAACGTTTAAGTGGATTTTTACTTTGGCAGTCATCATATTCAGAGCTTTATTTTTGTGAAAGTTTATGGCCTGAACTTAGAAAAGTTGATTTTCTAAGAGCTATTAGATCTTATCAAGAAAGAGAGAGAAGATTTGGAGTCTAA